Genomic window (Pirellulales bacterium):
TGCAACGAAGGCTCGTCGTCGGCGAAGAGCAGTTTCAGCCCTTTACGCGGCTTGGTAGTGATGGGTGTTCTCCTTGTGCGAATCGGTAGGTGTGGATTCGGCGAGCGGCAACGTGATGCGAAGCTGCGAGCCTTTGGCGGGCCCGGCGCTGGTGGCTTCGATTTGCCCGCCATGTTCGCTGACGATGCGATACACGATCGACAGTCCCAAGCCGGTGCCCTGGCCGCCGCGTTTGCGCGTGAAAAAGGGCTCGAAGAGATGTTCGAGCACTTCTTGGGTCATGCCGCAGCCGTTGTCGGTGAAAACCATTTCGGCGAATTCGCCGGTGGTGTGCAAATCGATCGTGAGCACCCCGCCGGAATCGACGGCGTCCAGCGCGTTGGTGATCATGTTCAGCACGACCTGCTTGATCTCCTGGCCGTTCACTTCGGCGACGACGGGGCCTGCGGGCGAAAAGTTAATCTGCTTTTTCTGATACTTGCCCAAATGCCGCACCATGTCGATCACGCCTTGGATCAATTCGCTCAGATCGGTCGGCTGATGCTGCACGTCGCCCAAGCGCGAAAAATCGAGCAGCTTTTCAGTGATCTCCTTGCAGCGGAAGGCCTCGGTTTGAATCATCCGCAAATAGCGGCGCACAAGCTCGGATTGTGGGTCGTCGCCGGGCGCGATTTCCGCGAGCCGGCCTTCCAACGATTCGGCGCACATGGCGATCGAGGCCAGCGGGTTGTTGATCTCATGCGACACGCCCGCCGCCAAAAACCCGACGCTCGCCAATTGTTCGCTGCGCACGACTTGCCGCGTGCGCAGTTGCACCTGATGATCCAGATCGTCGCGAATCGCCTGGAAGCGCGAGGTCATGTCGTTGAGCGAACGGGCCAGCTCCGCCATCTCGTCTTGGCTGTCGAGCTGAATCCGGTAGCCGAAATTGCCCGCCGCCACCACGCGCGATCCTTCGAGCAGCACCTGCAATGGGCGGAACACCCAGCGGTAGAATAGATGCACGAGCAAGACGAACGTCACCAATGCCAAGATCGTCGTCAGCCACGTGAGGATGATCAGCGTGCGGTAGCGGCCGCGCACCTCGCCGGCTAAATCGTGAATTCGGCGGTACAAAAAACTAGGCAGTTTGCCCGACAATCCCTGTGCCGAATCAAGCTGCGAATTGAGCTGCTCGAGCCGCTTGGCGTCGAGTGGCCATGCCGACGATTCCGCCAGATCGGCCAGTCGGGCGATCGTTTCTTGCATTTGCGCGACCACCGCTCGTTCGCTGCTGCGGTCGTTGATCAGAAAATCGTCTTGATCGTTTTGGGCCAATTGGCTGCTATAGTCTTCGAAGGCGGATTGCACGGCATCGAAATTCGTCCGAAAGCGGTCGCGGACCGTGTCGGCATCCGATGGCTGCGGCTGATCGGCCGACGCCGCGGCGCCCTCGGAAGGATTCGCCGTCACGCTCACGCGCAGGTCGCTTACCTTTTGCGCCAACTCGGTGGCCAGCGGCAATTCGGCCGCCCGATTGTGCAGGCTGCGCACCAGGCTGCGATAGGCATACAAGCCCAAGAACCCGCTGGTCGACAGCGTGGCCACAAGCACGGTCAGCAGCCCCACCCCGACGAGCAATTTATTGCGAATGGGCCATTTAG
Coding sequences:
- a CDS encoding HAMP domain-containing sensor histidine kinase; translated protein: MLAKWPIRNKLLVGVGLLTVLVATLSTSGFLGLYAYRSLVRSLHNRAAELPLATELAQKVSDLRVSVTANPSEGAAASADQPQPSDADTVRDRFRTNFDAVQSAFEDYSSQLAQNDQDDFLINDRSSERAVVAQMQETIARLADLAESSAWPLDAKRLEQLNSQLDSAQGLSGKLPSFLYRRIHDLAGEVRGRYRTLIILTWLTTILALVTFVLLVHLFYRWVFRPLQVLLEGSRVVAAGNFGYRIQLDSQDEMAELARSLNDMTSRFQAIRDDLDHQVQLRTRQVVRSEQLASVGFLAAGVSHEINNPLASIAMCAESLEGRLAEIAPGDDPQSELVRRYLRMIQTEAFRCKEITEKLLDFSRLGDVQHQPTDLSELIQGVIDMVRHLGKYQKKQINFSPAGPVVAEVNGQEIKQVVLNMITNALDAVDSGGVLTIDLHTTGEFAEMVFTDNGCGMTQEVLEHLFEPFFTRKRGGQGTGLGLSIVYRIVSEHGGQIEATSAGPAKGSQLRITLPLAESTPTDSHKENTHHYQAA